The genomic stretch AAAATATTACTGAACTACGGTGATTAGCTTGAACGGTTGTTTATTATATAAGCATGATTTCTTATTGCTTTGTTTTATAGGAGCATGTGCTACATTGACTATCTCAGTCAATTCAAACCAAAGAGCGACTTTTATCTTTAGACCTCGTTCGGTGTAGAGAATTATCTattctaattctttttttttattacaaacgaGGCCTTTATATTTCAGAACATTGAACAAGAGGGAAGACTCTTGAACATGAGATGTCATGATCGTCATATCCCAGACCAAtgacaaaatgaaacaaaaactagTTAAAGTACATAAAATGCATGATTAACTTAAACTGCATGAACATGGAGCAACACCAACCCTTGTAAAGATAGGAGAAGGAGTAGACTTAGTAGAAaagcatttttattttatgggatgcaatattctaaactactcttTACAGGTAGGCGATTTGTACTCGAAAATAATGTCCTAATCAACCAGCCTAATCCAAATATGCCGTAGAGAAGCAAATGAATGAACGTAACAATCTCAGTCTCAAGTTAGACTGGCTGAAAACCGGCACTCAAGCCATAAAGCCAAGTAACAATGAATGAACAATTTACAAAAGTagcaaaaacaaaccaaaatcaCACCTCATAcaccatcattcaaaacatcatgACCTTAAACTCATCAAAATTGAGCACCCCATCACCGTTGAGATCAAACCTCGCAATCATGTTCTTGCACTCGTCGACGCTCTTGGACTCGCCGAGTCGACTCAACAACCTCTTAAGACTCTTGGGCGTAATGCACCCACTCCTGTCCATCACGTACATCTTAAAAGCCTCACTCAAAACACACACCTTCTCTTCGTCGCATCCTCCGTCGACAAACTTGACAAAATCATCCAACCCCAGCAGCCCGTCGCCGTCTGAGTCTAGGTACTCCACCGCCACCTCCGCCTCTGTCAGCGAGAGCTCACCGCCTATCGCTCCGGCACATTGTTGCAGCTCCATAGGAGATATCTTTCCGTCTCCGTTgccatcaaattgcttgaaaaCGCGCTCGTATTGTGCTACTTTCTCCATTATTTAGaagcctttttctttttctttctggaAGTTGTGTTCTTGTTGTGTATGGTAAGCGTAGGGTTCTGGGTTTAATGTGGTACATATATGAGACAGTGCCGCGTGTCGTGGTTGACCAACTTGCTGGACGGGATGCTAGGTGTTGGGTACTTTCGTAAACACGTGTGCAAGACTATGTTTTGTACAACAATATTctatttaagaaaattattttagccaAGTCATTTGATATAACGACTTTAACATTTAGGTATCGATTTTAACATTGATGTGAGTTGAATTTAATATTTTCGATTTACAagtagggtaaattattattggACTATAGTGCTCAATCTTAGTAATGTCAAATGACAACTTTAAAGTCTTATTCCACTTAATGGGATGGATTGTATGAATCGTACAACACTACTGCACATGGTTTCAGGTCATCTTCTACTTTTTTCATCATGTGCTTCCAGTTCATAATCGCATTTTCTAGCCGCGTCCATCTGTAGGTCTTCGGTTCATTGTACAAGCCACcttaattgattttttctcaTACGATCATTCTTATTTTATCTCGAATACTATCATTCATAATCATATCTTGTCTCATCTAATAAATATTTGTCATGAAATAAATTGATAACAACAAAACATTTCCACTCTTTCAACTAAAAGTAATCCTAGTATTCCAACAATTTTCTATTTATAAAAGAATCTCATAAAACGGgccaaattaaaacaagattCTGAAAACAGAGGAGACAGGAGAGTCGTTGGCTTTTTGTACACAAATTGGATTATAGTGACGGACTAACTTTAATTTAAAGACTTCTCGAAGCAACAGATTTTTTGGATGGACCAACTGTTACACCCGTTCCTGCTTATAAAGATAATTATGTAATTCTTCCTAAAAATTTATAGAATTATCACTTTGgtcttcattttgttacacaatcaaaatctgaaaatttaGTCTTTTACTCTACCCTAGACTGCCACGTGACAGCACCCTAACTCCCttactttttctcttttgtcccCCCTAGACTGCCACGTGGCAGCACCCTAACTCCCttactttttctcttttgtcccccccccccccccccaaaccaaATCCGTGACACCTTTTTctacctttttcttcttctcctttttctttttctttttcttttcttttcttttgttttggtttgtctgcatctttctttctctctttttcaaaaactctctttttcctctccttcttcttctaccCGTGaaagacacacacacacccattgTTGCACCTGCTTGAGGACGCagccaccatcatcatcatcaaaccttagctctctccctctctcccttgcTCACGGCGCCAAGAGGGTACGAACACATCCGGcgagttttgtgatttttccggTTGGGTAAGCATGGTTTCTTCCTTTTTAGTCTTGTTAGAGGTTGGTTAAATGTGGTTATTGAGTTTGGGTTCTTGATTTCCAAGGTTGGAGTGTTTTTGGCACGGGTGAAGGCACCCAAATTTCCGGCGAGTTGGGTGGGTTCCGAGGACTTTTCCGGCCACCACAAGCCGTTTCACGGCGAACCCAAGGTATAAAATTACTCCTCTCGTTTagtgcttcattttggtacctagATCGGGGTCTAGTTCGAGTGTTTAAAGTTGGTCGGAGCTATGGAAGCTCCGGTGTTCTTCTCCGGGCACCCAGGCCTTCGGGCCATCTTGTTCTCCCCACGGGCCTTAGGCCATTTCGGGTTTTAGCCCAAAAGCCCAAccgtttccttttttatttttatttttgtttcatttgaaaacccaaaagacCTTAGGGCCTTGGTAGCAGCCCAAAACCCTTTTCCTTTTTGTAATTAGGCCTTGGGCCGTGAGGTTCAAAAGCCCAAACCCATTTTCTGTtagcccaaaacccaaaacccaaaaacctgACCCGTGACCCGTACCCGTGACCCGTTGACCCGTTGACTTGACCCGTTGACCGTGACccgtcaacgttgacttttacTTTGACTAGTCAAccgtcaacgttgactttgaccgttaactttttgggttttcgtgcggggaccctcctaggctaatttcgacgttctaaacccgtttccgatgtccgttttctcaaattcaatcgtttgagtagagtttgactgaaAGTACTCAATTGTGTGTTTAGGTGCGATTCTTAGCGGTGATTCTGTTATTCCTGTTTGGTACGGCTTGCACCCTCGGTGTacggtgagtggaccccttctgaaaatgcatgttttaatggtagaattgcatacacagaaaagcatgactttacgattatgttttatgaaacattttGAGATAACATACTTActaaggctagtttgaattattactatttttcctataacccatgttcttataacatatctgatggatgacgatatgatatttagaacatgtttagaacacttctttatagtatagatgatggatgactttatactatgaagtggattttcaatatatgtatgttcactggttttgtacttacctagtggtcctttccgctacgggacgtagggatagatccggtccgtcccgggcgacggtttggtgttggcatagggcctggagtgtgttttcctctgactgtctgctcagagacggggagccggcaaggggcctgaagtgcattttcctctgactgtgtgcttagagacggggagccggcatggggcctcaagtgttatatcggacattcactagtgattactaTTTTATGCGATTGATGATTTGAGACActgcacgacatgctagattAAGGAAAAATCTATATTTctcattatatatgtgttttcataaaacctgggggttagtacgttgataattGTTTTACTACTActgtatatataaacttggtccactcacctttgttttgcgTCCCCTTCAGGACCTAGGAACGAGGATTACGACTTGAGCTACGAGGCGTTCCCCTACCAGTGATTTGTGTCCTTTTTGCTCCGCTTCGCCATATATTGTAATAACACTTCTTTATTCTTAATTCTGCTTGTACTCTGTTTTAGACTTATGCTCTGGACGTGCTGGGTGTTTacctaatttcaatatttagaaGTTGAACTCTTTTGTGTGGTTTGCCTACTTTGCGTACTTTagtttattttcttagtttttgtttaaattaaatggcttcgtcacccttcgggtgtcggccagcacgtgaccATCTCGGTGTTCCTAGGACTTcggggtcggggtgtgtcaccaaCCGTCCGGCGCCGACAGCCAAAACCGCCACAACCACCATAAAAATTAAACGAAAGTAGCGAGCAGCTTCTTTCTTGAATTTATATCCAAATTCTTTGGTTTGGTGGCGATTCTATTCAGATTTCTAAAACGGTTTTCTTTATCCACTAGTGCCCTAATTAAGTATTTTATACAGGTAGCTACatgtttttttcccttctttaaAAGCTTAACCAGAAAAACTTAGATAAACCATGGGCGTTTaccatttttatgaaaaataaaataaaataaaataaacaaacttGTTCTTAAATATCAGGTAGACGGGCCATGGACCTACtccaacaacactgatattgTCCTCACTTGGCCACTTgctcaatccgtcaggtgtggggttttaataCAAAAGGTCTCGAAATTAGTTAGAGTgcggtaattctatttaaagggcTTGTTCTCAAACCTTTTGGCTGATGTGGGACAGAGAAATTCTAACACTTGTTGATATGTTATTAATTATCCACATATTATTCATACTATTGATAGTATCAATAGTCCAATGAGGTATGCTGTTAACCTTCTAATTTGATTATTCTCGACTTTTCTTCTTAACTGCAATGTAGCACAATTTctaatttgattgattttaaaagagtgaattgaaaaatagacgTTTCAATTATCGAGCAACactaagaaaaagaagataaagaGTGCCAAAATGAGAAGGTCCGAAGGTCATATATATAGCCTCTCCTACTTTAATTACATAGTTCTCGATTTGTCTATAAAAGTCTAGGTAGAAGGTAAACGAAAATGTGCCAACATCtttttccccccccccccccccccccccgataAAAGTACAAAATCAATCTCACTTCAACTTTGCTATTATGGAAAGTGACAATGAGGTAGTTTTattaaaaagagaaggaaaatacAATATGTCAAAGGAGACATAAAACTTAACATTGACCATGATAACATCCATAATAAACAAAATCTTCAACAATTAATACAAGATATAACAACGTGACAACATCTTATTTGGTGGTCAGACAAGACACGTGATCAAGCCGTCACACTTAAGTTCTATCTACATggttgtccaaaaaaaaaaacttcaaatgaCGAAACTTGTAGCTCGAGTTTCCAACACGCACACAGAAGCCCATTTCATGTCCAAGCCCTAGGCGTTGGCAACGAAACAGAATCAAGACAAATAACAAACCAAATATTTCTGTTAACTTACGTCCAAATTAATATAACTACTTAGGAGGATAATAATACGGATGAATTGTATAATATGTCTGCAACACTGTGAGAGCCAGCAGAATAAACGCCGCAACCAAAGAAATAATCGCCCACGGCGAATTAAAATGCTCGCGCTTCAGCTTTTCCATCCACTTGTTCCAGTTTTTTTCATAATACTCGTTCACATCGTTGCAGAGTTGCCCGTAGTAGGATCCCACGACCGTTGTGTCGTTGTACAGTTCGTTGAAGAACTTTGCAGCGTCTTCCGAGCTCAACCAGTTCACCAGTATTTTCCTCTCGCAAAGAAGGTCGATGTCCTTGCTCGAATTGATGAGATTATCCATCAGGACGGCGTAACTCGTTATCATGTGGCTGCAGCTGGGGTAGCATTGCTCGAAGGCGATGAGGTTCCTGAGGAGCGGCCCTGTCCGCTCGTCGATTACTAGTTGTGGCATAGTGAACTGCCCTTTTTCGAACTTCATGTTCAATATGCCACCCGAAGGACCTTCTTTGCATTTGCCAGCTTCGAATTTAATGCCAGCTTCGGACAGGGTTGTGACGTTTGGAACCCTCGGCATCTCTTCCCCCGTGCTGTCGTCTTTAGAAGTGGCAATGATCGCGGTTCTTATGAGACCGAGTATGTGCAGGATTTCAGGACAGAGATTCACACTTGAGTTTAAAATGCAATTGTCCCCGACGTATTTTCTGAAGAACTTGAGGACAAGGTCGGCGAGGGAGGAGGCATTTCCTTCGCTAGTAGTATTCTTCACGGCAGTTAAATTGTATAACCGCTCGAGAACAAACCATGGCAGCTGATTTTCTAGCAGGAGAAGGTCATGGTAAAGATATAGCCGAATGCCGGACATACAGTAAACGGGGTCCTTCTCTTCTTGTAGATCGTGGGAAGGTCCTTTTCGAAATAGTTCGATTAGGAAGCATCCGTCGAGTACCATCATCTCAACAAAGTCTTCCTTGTTGAGACCCAATGGCTCTACGTAACAATCACGAGCGCGCTTGTCCAAATCCGAGACACCTTTGATCAAGCCTGGCAAAGTTTCTTTTGCATGTGAAAGAAGGCACTGTAAGTACCAGCGCTTCACATTTTCCATTAATCGGAATTGATCTCCACCGCGGCCACGGTGAAAGGGTCCGATTGAGATGACGTAAGGTTCGTATGCTTGTGCGTTTTTTTGCCGAATCTGGAGGGGAACTCTGAAGATGCAGCAGGATGCTGGCAATGGCGAAACATGGAGTAGCTTTGGTGCGATGTTGGTTGTCATTTCTTCCACAATACCATCTATAGGAACGGATGTCTTGGCAGTAGTGTCATCAACTTCGCTaatttctctctcatttttcatGACTGcagatattttaaaaaaatctgAATCAAATTAATTGCAATGAAACAAATTCTAAAGTAATTTTTAAAAAGGATAATACTTCGCGCATTCACTTAGAAGTAGGCAACCTTATATTCTCGATAATCGCAATTTGACATGAATGCAAAACTACGGAATAAAATGGGTTGGGAACCGTGCAccagaaaatcaaacaaatgcAATTACGTAGGACGTTAATTTGAAGAGGATTCAACAAATCAAAGTGTAAGTCTTCTATAATACACACACTAAAAATACTAACATTGAGAAGCCATTGATATGAACAAGATTCAACCACGAGCAGCAATTAAATAAGCAAagatctttctctctctaaacgcCTTATGCACTCCTATATGAGGTAGGTTTTGTGCTAGAATATTATGCATGAGAATGGAGACctaagccttatatatataagtgAGAGTAGTATGTTTCTTGCCCATAAGGGAAGCCCTAATACGCATCTTTAACACCTCAAAAattgttaacaaagaacatgatATTTTCGTTGCAGAAGCAAAGAACAATTCTCACTCTTTAGGaatgtaatttaattttaaagcaaAAATTCAACCACACTAAAAGAGTGGAGTTTGTTTCATCTTTTCTAGCATCGTATAGAAGAATGGTGGAGTTTTGAATTCAAATATATCTTTCAcatttcacccaaaaaaaacgtctttaacaaagaacataattTTTTCGTTGCAAGAGCAAAAATCATTTATCACTCTTTAAGAATGTAATTTAACCTTAAAGCAAAAAATTCAACCACACTAAAGGGTGGAGTTTGTTTAAATCTTTTCTGGCATTGTACAGAAGAAgggtgaaattttgaaatcaaatatATCTTTTACATTTCGCAAAAAATTGTCTTTAACAAAGAACatgattcttttttttgttgtaggAGCAAAGAacaattctctctctttaagaatgtaatttaattttaaagcagAAATTCAATACTAAAAGGGTGGAGTTTGTTTCAATCTTTTCTAGCATATACAGGAGAAGGGTGGACTTTTGAAATCAAATAAATCTTTCACATTTTGCCACAAAAATTATGTCCTTTGTTAAAGAACGTAATTTTTTCGTTGCATAAGCAAATGCCAATTTTCACTCTTTAAGAAAGTAATTTAACTTTAAAGCAAAAATTCAACCACTTGTGGAGTTTGTTTCAATCTTTTCTAAATTGTACAAAAGAAGGGTgaagttttaaaacaaatatatcTTTCACATTTCGCGCaaagaaatatatttttaacaaagaacataattttttttgttgcaggAGCAAAGAACAATTCTCACTTTTTAGaatgtaatttaattttaaagcaaAAGTTCAACCACACTAAAAGGTGGAGTTTGTTTCAATCTTTTCTGGCATCATACAAAAGAAGAGTGGAGTTttgaaatcaaatatatatttcACATTTCACCCAAAAAATTATGTCTTTAATAAAgagcataattttttttcgcCTCAGGAGCAAAGAACAATTTTCACTCTTTAAGAATGTAATTTAATTTCGGAGCAAAAACTCAACCACACTAAAAGGGTGGAGTTTGTTTCAATCTTTAATGGCATCCTACAAAAGAATGGTGGAGTTGAAATATCTCACATTtcgcacaaaaaaaaaatgtctttaacaaagaatataatttttttgttgcaaGAGCAAAGAATGATTCTCACTCTTTAAGaatgtaatttaatttgaaaGTAGAAATTCAACCACACTAAAAGGATGGAGTTTGTTTCAATTGTTTCTTGCATCATACTAAAAGATAGGTGAACTTTTGAAATCAAATATATCTTTCacatttcaccaaaaaaattatgtctTTAACAAAGAACATATTTTCCATTGCAGAAGCAAAGAACAATTCTCACTCTTTAATAATGTAATTTGACTTTAGAGCAAAAATTCAACCACACTAAAAGGGTGGAGTTTGTTTCAATCTTTTCTGGCATCGTACAGAAGAAGGTGGACTTTGCAATCAACTATATCGTTCACATCTCACGCAAAACATTATGTCTTTAACAAAGAACACAATTTTTTCATTGTAGGAGCAAAGAATAATGCTCACTCTTTAAGGGTGGAGtttgtttcaatatttttttacatcGTACAAAAGAAAGGTAGAGTTTTGAAATCAAATATATCTTCCacatttcacacaaaaaaacatattttaataaAGAACATAATTTTTTCATTGTAGGAGCAATGAACAATTCTCACTATTTAATAATGTAATTTAGTTTTAAAGCAAAAAATCCAACCACACTCAAAGGGTGGagtttgtttcaattttttttgacaTCGTACAAAAGAAGGGAGTTTTGAAATCAAATATATCTTTCACATTTCGTGCAAAAAATTAATCCTATTGTTTTAATCATATCATTTatcatttaataaatatttgtcATATAATTAAATTGATGACATGAAGCATTTCCAGTCttttaactaaaattaatcCTATTATTCTAACACTTTTATGTTTATAAAAGAAATCTCATAAAACCGGCCAAATTAAAATGACGAGTAATGCTAGCTATACTAAATTTTTagactaaataatgtgtcatcaataagaaataaacatgataatcaacatttaagtaatgaTTCAATTATTaactttcatttcatttagtttacaaaattaaacctacacatttaattttcctaacattactctaaaACAAACTCTGAAAACAAAGAAGCTTTGAGTTTTTCTACACAAATTCGATTTGAGTAATGATACACGTGATCCGCGCCAACACTTTCTATCCCCTCTCGCTAAAACCCTAGAGAAAGTGAGTTAGCCACCGCCGGCCGCCACCATGACCGTACTCAGCCGCCTCCAAGTATTTGCGTCCCAGATAACGCGCCGCGGTCTCGGGAATCTGGAGCGCCGAGCCTACAGATCGGCGGCGGCTCAGCTGCAGTACGACGACGACTGTTACCACGACGATCAGGACGAAGAGGAGGAACGGAGGAAGACGACTCGGAATCGGATGCTGGACTCGGACGGGTGGGTTCCGGGAAGAGGTGTGCAGTGGGTGCTGATCGGAGACAGAGGCGCGAAGAAGCACTTGTACGCCGAGAGGCTCTCGAAGCTGCTGGAAGTTCCGCACATTTCTATGGGATCCCTCGTCCGCCAGGAGCTCAACCCTCGCTCTTCTCTCTACAAGCAAGTTAAATTCTTGGTTTTAATTccaattgaatttcttttgcaAGAACTAGGATTTTTCTGAATTGAAtgctttctctattttttttggtaattaataGATTGCGAATGCAGTGAATGAAAGGAAGCTTGTCCCGGACGAAGTGATATTTGCGTTGTTGTCGAAGAGGTTGGACAAAGGATACAATCGCCGGTGAAAACGGGTTCATCCTCGATGGGATTGCTCGAACAAGAACACAAGCTGTGAGTTTTAACTTCTAtgacaaaatcaaaactttaCTTCATGGTTTGTGATTAGAATTTTGGGAAATGTGCAATGTGTGCAAATAGAACTggttacaaacttttaattaaattgaaccCCTAAACCATTGCATATTTTCGGaaaatttttgtaatttctttggaagtttgaattttttttgttttgatggaGATTTGAATGCCAAGTGTTTTTATACGTTTTGCCTGTTACAGGAGATTGTTGGCCAAATTGCTGATATTGATTTAGTGGTGAATTTGAAATGCACAAATGAGAACTTGGTGACGAAGAATCTAGGAACCGGAAACTTCTCTGCTTGCCGAAATATCTTTAGCATGGGCAACTCCGTTCGAAATCTAAATCTGCAGTCAAAGGAAGAACTGAAGTCTTCCCCTGCCGATGCAGAGCAGGTATGGCCATTGTTCTCTGTTTATATCTGCTTGATGATTTCGACTTTGTTCCGTTTTATATGACAGTTTATTTCCATTGAAAAATGTTAGTAGAAAATCATTGAAAAACGGGTAGTAATCCGTTTCTCTCTTACCTCAGACCATGGCGCTGGAAGATTACTACAGAAAACAGAACAAACTCATCGATTTTCAGGTCCAAGCCGCACCCGGAGAAACCGGGCAGGGGCTGTTGGCTGCGTTACATCTTCAGCATATAAATGCTGTCAATTCTTCCCAGAAGCTCACTGCGTGATTACGCTTCATCTGTGTCATTTTCGTCTTGTTTTCTTCGTATGCATTCCGGGAGTGTAAGTGTATATTTAAGCTGTGGGAACTAAGAGAGTTTGGTTGGAGTTCATGAGTGTTGAATGTTCCGActtagttttgaaattttggtcgtctaattgttatttttgtCACGCGTGGCTGGCAGCATGAGAGCTACGAGTTCGTAATGTAGCGAATGAGAGATGAAAAACTGGCCTGTTAAGACCGTGATGTCGTATAAATTAAATCATTTCTCTACTCGTAGCTGGTTTTGTTGTAATTGAATTGGAATTCTTTATAAATTGCATGGATGCACTTGCGCTTACAACTCGGGAAAAAAGGACCGTCATTCAAGGAGTTTACATTTGAAAATAGTCATCGTAGCTTAACAAAAAATACAGCCACTATAAATACAGAGTTGCGTGCGACATTTCAGGACTCTCTCTAAATCAACATACAAATCTACTCTGCAGAAACTCTTGATTTACGCGAACCCCTTCAAACCTCTTCAGGCGATCGAGAAGCACATTCAATTTGGATGGttacatcttcagtttggataaacaacactgaaATCGTAGAGTCAACCTATTCAAGTCTTTGTCAACAAGGGTTTTTTGAGTCTTTGTTGGAAGAGATCATCACATTAGCCTCCCTCAAAACACTCACCTTCTCTTCGTCGCACCCTCCGTCGACAAACTTGACAAAATCATCCAACCCTAGCAGCCCGTCGCCGTCTGAGTCTAGGTACTCCACCGCTACCTCCGCCTCCGTCAGCGAGAGCTCACCGCCTATCGCTCTGACACATTGTTGCAATTCCATAGTTGATATTTTTCCGTCTCCATGgccatcaaattgcttgaaagCGCGCTCGTATTGTGCTGCCTTTTTCCATTATTTagaatccttttctttttctttctggaAGTTGTGTTCTTGTTGTGTACGGTAAGCGTGGGGTTCTTGGGTTTAATGTGGTAAACATATGAGACAATGCCGCGTGTCGTGGTTGACCAACCAGCTTGCTGGCCG from Pyrus communis chromosome 7, drPyrComm1.1, whole genome shotgun sequence encodes the following:
- the LOC137738815 gene encoding UPF0481 protein At3g47200-like — protein: MASQFMKNEREISEVDDTTAKTSVPIDGIVEEMTTNIAPKLLHVSPLPASCCIFRVPLQIRQKNAQAYEPYVISIGPFHRGRGGDQFRLMENVKRWYLQCLLSHAKETLPGLIKGVSDLDKRARDCYVEPLGLNKEDFVEMMVLDGCFLIELFRKGPSHDLQEEKDPVYCMSGIRLYLYHDLLLLENQLPWFVLERLYNLTAVKNTTSEGNASSLADLVLKFFRKYVGDNCILNSSVNLCPEILHILGLIRTAIIATSKDDSTGEEMPRVPNVTTLSEAGIKFEAGKCKEGPSGGILNMKFEKGQFTMPQLVIDERTGPLLRNLIAFEQCYPSCSHMITSYAVLMDNLINSSKDIDLLCERKILVNWLSSEDAAKFFNELYNDTTVVGSYYGQLCNDVNEYYEKNWNKWMEKLKREHFNSPWAIISLVAAFILLALTVLQTYYTIHPYYYPPK
- the LOC137738712 gene encoding putative calcium-binding protein CML19; protein product: MEKVAQYERVFKQFDGNGDGKISPMELQQCAGAIGGELSLTEAEVAVEYLDSDGDGLLGLDDFVKFVDGGCDEEKVCVLSEAFKMYVMDRSGCITPKSLKRLLSRLGESKSVDECKNMIARFDLNGDGVLNFDEFKVMMF